The following proteins are co-located in the Mus caroli chromosome 7, CAROLI_EIJ_v1.1, whole genome shotgun sequence genome:
- the Nap1l4 gene encoding nucleosome assembly protein 1-like 4 isoform X1, producing MAENSLSDGGPTDSVEAAKNASNTEKLTDQVMQNPQVLAALQERLDNVSHTPSSYIETLPKAVKRRINALKQLQVRCAHIEAKFYEEVHDLERKYAALYQPLFDKRREFITGDVEPTDAESAWHSENEEEDKLAGDMKNKVVIAEKEAETVEELNPKGIPEFWFTIFRNVDMLSELVQEYDEPILKHLQDIKVKFSDPGQPMSFVLEFHFEPNDYFTNPVLTKTYKMKSEPDKADPFSFEGPEIVDCDGCTIDWKKGKNVTVKTIKKKQKHKGRGTVRTITKQVPNESFFNFFSPLKASGDGESLDEDSEFTLASDFEIGHFFRERIVPRAVLYFTGEAIEDDDNFEEGEEGEEEELEGDEEGEDEDDADVNPKKEPSQPAECKQQ from the exons ATGGCAGAAAACAG TCTTTCAGATGGAGGCCCTACAGATTCTGTGGAAGCTGCTAAAAATGCCAGTAATACAG AAAAACTCACAGACCAGGTGATGCAGAACCCACAAGTGCTGGCAGCTTTGCAGGAACGTCTTGACAACGTCTCTCACACTCCTTCTAGTTACATAGAAAC TTTACCTAAAGCTGTCAAAAGAAGAATTAATGCCCTGAAGCAGCTCCAGGTGAGGTGTGCGCACATAGAAGCTAAGTTCTACGAGGAAGTTCATGATCTGGAGAGGAAGTATGCAGCCTTGTACCAGCCTCTATTTGACAAG AGAAGAGAATTCATCACTGGTGACGTGGAGCCCACAGATGCAGAGTCAGCGTGGCACAgtgagaatgaggaggaggacaagTTGGCT GGAGATATGAAGAATAAAGTAGTCATAgctgagaaagaagcagaaacagtGGAAGAGCTGAACCCCAAAGGCATCCCTGAGTTCTGGTTCACCATCTTCAGAAATGTGGACATGCTTAGTGAGCTGGTACAG gaaTATGATGAACCGATCTTGAAACACCTGCAAGATATTAAAGTGAAGTTTTCAGACCCTGGACAACCTATG TCTTTTGTGCTAGAGTTTCACTTTGAACCCAACGACTACTTCACCAATCCTGTCCTGACGAAAACGTACAAGATGAAATCAGAGCCAGACAAGGCCGACCCGTtttcttttgaaggtcctgaaaTTGTGGACTGTGATGG GTGTACAATAgactggaagaaaggaaaaaatgtcaCAGTCAAAACCATCAAGAAAAAGCAGAAGCACAAGGGCCGGGGCACCGTACGAACCATCACCAAGCAAGTGCCCAATGAGTCCTTCTTCAACTTCTTCAGCCCCCTGAAAG ccTCTGGAGATGGAGAGTCTCTG GATGAAGATTCCGAGTTCACCTTAGCCTCTGACTTTGAAATTGGGCACTTTTTCCGTGAGCGCATCGTGCCACGGGCTGTCCTCTACTTCACTGGGGAGGCCATAGAGGATGATGACAAT TTTGAAGAAGGCGAGGAAGGTGAAGAGGAG GAATTGGAAGgtgatgaagaaggagaagatgagGATGATGCTGATGTTAACCCCAAG AAAGAACCCAGCCAGCCAGCGGAGTGCAAGCAGCAGTGA
- the Nap1l4 gene encoding nucleosome assembly protein 1-like 4 isoform X2 — translation MAENSLSDGGPTDSVEAAKNASNTEKLTDQVMQNPQVLAALQERLDNVSHTPSSYIETLPKAVKRRINALKQLQVRCAHIEAKFYEEVHDLERKYAALYQPLFDKRREFITGDVEPTDAESAWHSENEEEDKLAGDMKNKVVIAEKEAETVEELNPKGIPEFWFTIFRNVDMLSELVQEYDEPILKHLQDIKVKFSDPGQPMSFVLEFHFEPNDYFTNPVLTKTYKMKSEPDKADPFSFEGPEIVDCDGCTIDWKKGKNVTVKTIKKKQKHKGRGTVRTITKQVPNESFFNFFSPLKASGDGESLDEDSEFTLASDFEIGHFFRERIVPRAVLYFTGEAIEDDDNFEEGEEGEEEELEGDEEGEDEDDADVNPKV, via the exons ATGGCAGAAAACAG TCTTTCAGATGGAGGCCCTACAGATTCTGTGGAAGCTGCTAAAAATGCCAGTAATACAG AAAAACTCACAGACCAGGTGATGCAGAACCCACAAGTGCTGGCAGCTTTGCAGGAACGTCTTGACAACGTCTCTCACACTCCTTCTAGTTACATAGAAAC TTTACCTAAAGCTGTCAAAAGAAGAATTAATGCCCTGAAGCAGCTCCAGGTGAGGTGTGCGCACATAGAAGCTAAGTTCTACGAGGAAGTTCATGATCTGGAGAGGAAGTATGCAGCCTTGTACCAGCCTCTATTTGACAAG AGAAGAGAATTCATCACTGGTGACGTGGAGCCCACAGATGCAGAGTCAGCGTGGCACAgtgagaatgaggaggaggacaagTTGGCT GGAGATATGAAGAATAAAGTAGTCATAgctgagaaagaagcagaaacagtGGAAGAGCTGAACCCCAAAGGCATCCCTGAGTTCTGGTTCACCATCTTCAGAAATGTGGACATGCTTAGTGAGCTGGTACAG gaaTATGATGAACCGATCTTGAAACACCTGCAAGATATTAAAGTGAAGTTTTCAGACCCTGGACAACCTATG TCTTTTGTGCTAGAGTTTCACTTTGAACCCAACGACTACTTCACCAATCCTGTCCTGACGAAAACGTACAAGATGAAATCAGAGCCAGACAAGGCCGACCCGTtttcttttgaaggtcctgaaaTTGTGGACTGTGATGG GTGTACAATAgactggaagaaaggaaaaaatgtcaCAGTCAAAACCATCAAGAAAAAGCAGAAGCACAAGGGCCGGGGCACCGTACGAACCATCACCAAGCAAGTGCCCAATGAGTCCTTCTTCAACTTCTTCAGCCCCCTGAAAG ccTCTGGAGATGGAGAGTCTCTG GATGAAGATTCCGAGTTCACCTTAGCCTCTGACTTTGAAATTGGGCACTTTTTCCGTGAGCGCATCGTGCCACGGGCTGTCCTCTACTTCACTGGGGAGGCCATAGAGGATGATGACAAT TTTGAAGAAGGCGAGGAAGGTGAAGAGGAG GAATTGGAAGgtgatgaagaaggagaagatgagGATGATGCTGATGTTAACCCCAAG gTGTAA